The following coding sequences lie in one Salmo salar chromosome ssa13, Ssal_v3.1, whole genome shotgun sequence genomic window:
- the LOC106566943 gene encoding glucocorticoid modulatory element-binding protein 2 isoform X7 produces the protein MCPNRHHQGQSLFQFNEHLISPKEFVYLAGKSTLKDWKRAIRVNGTMIRKIMDSGELDFYQHSKVCSNTCRSTKIDLVGTRVSLSSQQSTEYVPVTPSLSDGKHTVNGSPAKFPTEVSSEDTTEWVTAIGEDSVTFWRGLKEAGLLEEVVEDFQKEIQEVLKGMQERITEPPLQVNDAVLLNNIVQNFGMLDLVKKVLASHKSQMDRYREQYSRSLVALEQQCDEHRKRAKELKSKSQHLNNVLMTLTPVAVPSTPKRPRLTRAVSGPAVMSSAPTQITLPLTQLAGLPAGCKVLSVGGAGAGQQTYTVLTSPTGELGPDASNLTVLSTAAAVQEGAPATSAFVKMVSPGYQLITLPAALSTQLQGLAGGTAQGTTTMVAVPMGNNALQSTAAVVKALGRRVEVHVQEGVAPETEEQEAKETVES, from the exons ATGTGTCCAA ACCGACATCATCAGGGTCAATCTCTGTTCCAGTTCAATGAGCATCTCATCAGTCCCAAGGAATTTGTCTATCTGGCTGGGAAATCTACACTGAAGGACTGGAAGAGAGCCATTCGTGTGAACGGCACTATGATCAG GAAAATCATGGACTCAGGCGAGCTGGATTTCTACCAGCACTCCAAGGTGTGCTCCAACACCTGCCGCAGTACTAAGATTGACCTGGTGGGGACCAGAGTGTCACTCAGCAGCCAGCAGTCCACCGAATACGTTCCTGTCACCCCTTCCTTATCTGACGGTAAACACACAG TAAACGGCTCACCGGCCAAGTTTCCAACAGAGGTATCATCAGAAGACACCACGGAATGGGTCACAGCGATAGGAG AGGATTCTGTGACCTTCTGGAGGGGTCTGAAGGAGGCTGGGTTGCTGGAGGAAGTGGTGGAGGACTTCCAGAAGGAGATCCAGGAGGTACTAAAGGGAATGCAGGAGCGCATCACCGAGCCTCCCCTGCAGGTCAACG ACGCTGTGCTGCTCAACAATATAGTGCAGAACTTTGGCATGCTCGACTTGGTTAAGAAGGTGCTAGCCAGTCACAAGAGCCAGATGGACCGCTATAGAGAGCAGTATTCACGCAGTCTTGTCG CTCTGGAGCAGCAATGTGACGAGCACAGGAAACGTGCGAAGGAGTTAAAGAGCAAATCCCAACACCTCAACAACGTCCTCATGACCCTAACTCCCGTGGCCGTGCCGTCCACACCCAAACGCCCACGCCTCACCCGCGCTGTCTCGGGACCTGCCGTTATGTCCAGTGCCCCCACCCAGATCACCCTGCCCCTCACCCAGCTGGCAGGCCTGCCTGCTGGGTGCAAAGTGCTCTCGGTGGGGGGAGCCGGTGCCGGCCAGCAGACCTACACGGTGCTGACCTCCCCCACGGGTGAGCTGGGGCCAGATGCCTCCAATCTGACGGTACTCTCCACGGCCGCCGCCGTTCAGGAGGGCGCACCCGCCACCTCAGCCTTCGTCAAGATGGTCAGCCCAGGCTACCAGCTGATCACACTGCCTGCCGCGTTGAGCACCCAGCTACAGGGCCTGGCTGGGGGCACGGCCCAGGGCACCACTACCATGGTGGCAGTGCCTATGGGTAACAACGCACTGCAGAGCACGGCGGCAGTGGTCAAAGCGTTGGGGAGACGGGTGGAAGTTCATGTGCAGGAGGGTGTGGCACCAGAGACTGAGGAGCAGGAGGCAAAGGAGACGGTTGAGAGTTAG